ATGAAGGGAACTCTAGAATATCGTGATATCATGGCTCAATATGTTGCCAAAATTGAACAAACAATTGCAGATCAATTTGAAGATATCTATATTGAAAAATATCGTATTTTAAAAGCTTCCCATTTACGTAGACTCTTTTTAGAAGACTACAATTATTTACCTCTTGAAAAGAGAATTTCTAAAGTTCGTTCAGTTATGCAAAACCATGTAAGGCAAAAGAAAAAACAGATTCTCTATTCTTTAAAGAAACGATATGATGCGGTTTTAGATAAAGCATTATTTGGTATTCGGGATGATGCAAAACGTAAGGAAGTTGTAACGAAATGGATTGATGAGCGGGATGAACGACTTCCTGCAGTTGAAAAGGAGGCTAAAACTGTAGTCTCACGCTATATGAAGCGGTTTGAAAAATACAAGATTAAACCTCTCTATCGTGAATTTTTAACCAATCGAATGTTACAGGAAGAACTAGCTTCAAAATGGACAAAAGAAGAACATGACCGATTTGAGAAGGCGCATAAGAAAGAAGTATGGGCATTAGAAGACTTAGCGGCACTATTCTATTTACAAGCTAAAATTAAGGGTTTCAAAGACGAATGGAAGATGAAAGTGGTCTTTATCGATGAAGTACAAGATTATAGTCTATTCCAACTTGCCGCTTTAAAAGAGGGGCTTGAAACGGATATGTTCACAATGGTTGGAGACCTTGCACAAGGAATACATAGTTATCGATCGTTAACGAATTGGGAGCCTGTACGTGAGCTTTTCCCAAGAGCTAGCTACAAGACTTTACAAAAAAGTTACCGCACAACGATTGAAATTATGGCTGTCGCCAATCGTATTTTGGAGCAAATGAGTGAAGATCTGCCCCTAGTAGAACCCGTTGTTCGCCACGGTGAAGAGCCTACATTTCATGAAATGATGACATTTGATGCTGAGCAAATCGCAGACATTTATGCTCAAATCCGAAGTAAGGGACACCATTCTATTGCACTTATATGTAAAACAACAGACGAAGCTAAAAAAGCTACTAAAGCCTTGCAAAAAGTAAATATGAATGTTCAAACATTATTCGAAACATCTGAGATTGATCAAGATGCTTTACTTATTATACCTAGTCATCTTGCAAAAGGTCTTGAATTTGATGCTGTTATCATCGCAGCCGTAGACCATCCATTTAGAGATACATCGATTGATCGTAAACTCCTATATGTTGCACTAACACGTGCAATGCATGAATTGCATCTAGTTGCACCTAAGAAAGAAAATTTCCTATTGTAAAAAAAGGATTGGAAACATTAAATGTTTCCAATCCTTTTTTGCGAAGAAACCTCAGTTTATGCATTACTTTTTGCAATCTTCAATTAGGATTTCTCTTACTCCTATCTCTGACTTAGCACAAAGTCTTTACTTTCTAGAAGGAACAGGATAATAACGTTTTTTTTGACGATCAATTTTAGCTACTTTTCGTCCTACGATTTTACAAAGGATTTGGGTGATTAAATTCTTATGCACACTTTCTACTTTTTGTAATGCAGGTAGTCTCATAAAATCCCCCCAAAAGTAAGTTATACTCTTATAATATGTAGCAATCCCCAATATATGTATGGATTATTCGGTGTTTTTTTGATGGATGTCTACTTTTCTCCTTATAATTGATGTCTCTCTTTAAAATGAGGAACTAGGACTAACTTAATATTAGCTTAGCTAGCCCTCAAATATTGCCGTTAACATTGGTTTTAAATAACTTTTTTCTAACAGTTTTACTATCTCCAAAGATAACAAGTTTTATAATTTTTACGCGCGTTTTCCATATTAACTTTTAATAAAATAATCGACTTGATGTAATGGTGTAAATCCTTCTTTTTGGTAAACACTAAGAGCGTTTATGTTATCAATTTCAACATCTAATAAAACTTTGTGTTGTTGCTTTTTGTGAGCTTCATTTTTTGCCCAGCGTAAGATAGCTGAACCAATCCCTTGATTTCTAAGAGCTTGCTGAACTGTTAATGCTGTAACCCATAAACCTGCCTCATTTTCAACGATTGATACTGTTGCAACAATCTTCTGTTTAAACTCTACTATATATAAAGTTCGTCCTAATGTCGTTGTGTTAAAAGAAATGAGTTCATCTGTTTCTTCAGGCATATCGCCAAAACCATCCTGCATTAGTTGAACTAAAATATCTCGATCTTGTTCTTTAAACGGCCGAATATAAATTTCTTTTGCAGGCTCATACGGTTTAGCAGTTGCCTGCAATGTTGCTTCAGATGAATTGTATTCATACCCTATTTGCTTTAAAAACTGATGTCCAGCAACATCATGAAACGACAATCCCATATCACCTGCTGCACCACGTTCAACTAATGCGGTGGTAAACTCTTGTACAAGTGCTGTCCCAATCCCTTGTCTACGATAATTTGGGTGTACAACTGTACTCCATTCATAAGTATTCAGACCAAATAAGTCTATTGCACTAAGTGCACCTAGTAGTTGATCTTCTTCGCTATAGGCTAATACAACAAATCCTTGACTTTCATAGTTACTCCAACTATCAGCATTCAATAGTAGAGCAATGTCTTGATTTTCATTTGTATTTGATTGTTGTATTAACGCTTTTAATTCTTGAATTGTTAACTCGTCAAGTGGATAAGACGCTTTCATTAAAAAGACATCCATTCATAAGTCCCCCATTTTGTAATTATTTTGAAATATAAATGATATAAAATTTTTACTTTTCCCTACTTTTCAGACTACGACTAATGGTATAGAATATCGCAATGGAGGCTTAATTTTATGACTAAAAAACGATTAACCTGGGTCGATGCGACAAAGGGTTTTTTAATGATATTAGTAGTAATTGGACATTATCCTAAACATTTAGACTTCCCATTACTAACCTATATTTACTGGTTTCATATGCCTGCATTCTTCGTTTTAAGTGGTTTATTTTTTAGACCTGCAGACTCTAATGCGACAATGATTCAATCCATTAAAAAACGAACAATCCAGCTAATAATTCCTTATATTTTTTTCCTAACAATCATAACATGTTTACGCTATGTATTAGCATTTATGACAGGTAACACAGAATTAGAATGGTACAAACATGATTTAATGACGATTCTATTCGGTGGACGCTTTGCTCGTGGTTCTTATGGTGTTATTTGGTTTATTACGACATTATTCTTTACTTATATCTTATTCTTACTAGTAACACGCTACTTAAATCGAGTTAACCAAGCTTTGTTCCTAACTTTGTGTTATATACTTGCTCAACTCGAAAGTTTCTATGTTGTCAATATTCTTAATGGACCTGTTGACGCAGCATCACAAACAATTATTATTCCTTGGAATTTAGATGTTGTTTTAATTGCGGTTGTTTATTTTGCCATTGGTTACTACGCGAAGGAAATTTTCCTTCATGTACGCCTACCATTATGGATCACTTGTGTAGCAATTGTTTCAATGGCTATGCGACTTACTTGGCTTAAAGAATTAGATTATCATCTTAGCATGAAATTCATTCGCTATAGTCATCCTATTTTAGATATTGTTCTACCTATAGCATTTCTTATTGTAATCTTTGGTTTCTTCCAATTTATCACAAAATATATCCGTCTAAAGGTATTGGAGTTTATTGAAATGCATTCTATTACAATCATGTATCTACACATTTCGGTTGATAAATTTATGAATGACTTTATAGAATATAAATTACTAGGTTATACATTGTTAGGTCTACTTGTTCCACTAATTATTTCTGTTATTATGAAACGATTTATGCCTTATGCAAATTTATTTATGGGGAATTTCCGTTTCAAAAAAGTTGCAAAATCGTAAAGCTTTATAAATTCAACATACGAAGCAATCTATCCAAAAAAAGCGGTTGATCACCCCATAACCGCTACAAGCAATAAATAATAAGTCACAAGTTAGA
This window of the Rummeliibacillus pycnus genome carries:
- the helD gene encoding RNA polymerase recycling motor HelD, whose translation is MQKLLDESKRDVQTAQENIRTAMADLDYLDSSLSYQNILTNARFFDMAKNQREGLEAIRQKPYFARIHFQKENEPAEKLYIGKTSLFDRETQEPIIVDWRSPVANVYYDGRLGDLTYEVNGEEYKGHLYSKRQYKIEKGRLLEVRDIDLTTNDELLQDALAGKADVRLTEIVSTIQAEQNEVIRAHLKQPILVQGAAGSGKTTIALHRISYFLYTMGEHFRAQDLMILAPNKLFIDYIADVLPELGVGQICQTTFAEYVQNATNIKLKLQNPNQQLEKLVQQDEIDEIALWVSKMKGTLEYRDIMAQYVAKIEQTIADQFEDIYIEKYRILKASHLRRLFLEDYNYLPLEKRISKVRSVMQNHVRQKKKQILYSLKKRYDAVLDKALFGIRDDAKRKEVVTKWIDERDERLPAVEKEAKTVVSRYMKRFEKYKIKPLYREFLTNRMLQEELASKWTKEEHDRFEKAHKKEVWALEDLAALFYLQAKIKGFKDEWKMKVVFIDEVQDYSLFQLAALKEGLETDMFTMVGDLAQGIHSYRSLTNWEPVRELFPRASYKTLQKSYRTTIEIMAVANRILEQMSEDLPLVEPVVRHGEEPTFHEMMTFDAEQIADIYAQIRSKGHHSIALICKTTDEAKKATKALQKVNMNVQTLFETSEIDQDALLIIPSHLAKGLEFDAVIIAAVDHPFRDTSIDRKLLYVALTRAMHELHLVAPKKENFLL
- a CDS encoding GNAT family N-acetyltransferase, which translates into the protein MDVFLMKASYPLDELTIQELKALIQQSNTNENQDIALLLNADSWSNYESQGFVVLAYSEEDQLLGALSAIDLFGLNTYEWSTVVHPNYRRQGIGTALVQEFTTALVERGAAGDMGLSFHDVAGHQFLKQIGYEYNSSEATLQATAKPYEPAKEIYIRPFKEQDRDILVQLMQDGFGDMPEETDELISFNTTTLGRTLYIVEFKQKIVATVSIVENEAGLWVTALTVQQALRNQGIGSAILRWAKNEAHKKQQHKVLLDVEIDNINALSVYQKEGFTPLHQVDYFIKS
- a CDS encoding acyltransferase family protein — protein: MTKKRLTWVDATKGFLMILVVIGHYPKHLDFPLLTYIYWFHMPAFFVLSGLFFRPADSNATMIQSIKKRTIQLIIPYIFFLTIITCLRYVLAFMTGNTELEWYKHDLMTILFGGRFARGSYGVIWFITTLFFTYILFLLVTRYLNRVNQALFLTLCYILAQLESFYVVNILNGPVDAASQTIIIPWNLDVVLIAVVYFAIGYYAKEIFLHVRLPLWITCVAIVSMAMRLTWLKELDYHLSMKFIRYSHPILDIVLPIAFLIVIFGFFQFITKYIRLKVLEFIEMHSITIMYLHISVDKFMNDFIEYKLLGYTLLGLLVPLIISVIMKRFMPYANLFMGNFRFKKVAKS